A stretch of the uncultured Trichococcus sp. genome encodes the following:
- a CDS encoding MetQ/NlpA family ABC transporter substrate-binding protein encodes MKKIFKSLVTVGAAALFLAACGQEAAQEDIRTVKIGVVGERNEVWEHVQEQLEENNEPVRIELVKFTEYVKPIQALEEGEIDLHAALTEIYMEQVNEDAGYSNTTIAYTTLNPMGLFSEKHTSVDEIPDGGEIAIPDDVSNESRALLLLQAAGLIELDAEKGLLPTVNDITSNPKNLKFTVLAANQTARAMTDVDASVVNNDMAADAGLVPTEDAIFLEPVADSSKPYYNVIAAREDESEDPDFQIIVDYYQTPEVEKIIDEVTNKSSIPVWE; translated from the coding sequence AGTTTAGTAACGGTTGGGGCAGCGGCATTGTTTCTCGCTGCGTGCGGCCAGGAAGCGGCTCAAGAAGATATCCGGACTGTGAAAATTGGCGTTGTCGGTGAACGGAATGAGGTGTGGGAACATGTTCAAGAACAACTTGAAGAAAACAACGAACCCGTAAGAATCGAGCTGGTAAAATTCACGGAATATGTGAAACCGATCCAAGCTTTGGAAGAGGGCGAAATTGATCTGCACGCGGCTTTGACTGAAATTTACATGGAACAAGTGAATGAAGATGCGGGATACAGCAACACAACAATCGCGTATACGACACTGAATCCGATGGGGCTTTTTTCTGAAAAACACACATCTGTAGATGAAATACCGGATGGCGGGGAAATCGCGATACCGGATGATGTTTCGAACGAATCCAGAGCCTTGCTGTTGTTGCAGGCTGCCGGATTGATTGAATTGGATGCAGAAAAGGGCTTGTTGCCTACTGTAAATGACATCACATCAAATCCGAAAAACCTCAAATTCACGGTCTTGGCTGCCAATCAGACGGCTCGCGCCATGACGGACGTCGATGCCTCCGTAGTCAATAATGACATGGCTGCTGATGCAGGCTTGGTGCCTACTGAGGACGCCATTTTCCTTGAACCCGTGGCCGACTCATCCAAACCTTATTACAACGTGATCGCTGCTCGAGAAGATGAAAGCGAAGACCCTGATTTCCAAATCATCGTCGATTACTATCAAACTCCTGAAGTTGAAAAAATCATAGATGAGGTCACCAACAAATCGTCCATACCCGTTTGGGAATAA
- a CDS encoding general stress protein encodes MAKFVKGSYRTISEVHAVLEDLRKEGYAESDITLVTNKDNTYKELDDSTDAQIKLEEHYAEHFSLWEKILNMFPIFTSDDYVTNTENPDSEAEEDTLLDGYQKQLDDGEIIVIVDDLLNKESALNLEPMNPDPGVAKDILEDAPEKDSHPDVEAMEDVLEQETTYVPGDEDKI; translated from the coding sequence ATGGCTAAGTTTGTAAAAGGCTCCTACCGCACCATTTCAGAAGTTCATGCTGTTCTAGAGGATTTGCGTAAGGAAGGGTACGCGGAATCAGACATTACGCTTGTCACAAATAAAGATAACACATACAAGGAATTGGATGATTCCACAGATGCACAGATCAAATTGGAGGAGCATTATGCCGAACATTTTTCGCTTTGGGAAAAAATCCTGAATATGTTCCCCATTTTCACGAGTGATGATTACGTGACCAACACCGAAAACCCCGACTCTGAAGCGGAAGAGGACACTTTGTTGGATGGGTACCAGAAACAATTGGATGATGGCGAAATCATTGTGATTGTGGATGACTTGTTGAATAAGGAAAGTGCGTTGAACTTGGAACCGATGAACCCAGATCCAGGCGTAGCCAAAGATATCCTTGAAGATGCGCCGGAAAAGGATTCTCATCCCGATGTCGAGGCAATGGAAGATGTTTTGGAACAAGAAACAACATATGTTCCGGGAGATGAAGACAAGATCTGA